One stretch of Daphnia pulicaria isolate SC F1-1A chromosome 8, SC_F0-13Bv2, whole genome shotgun sequence DNA includes these proteins:
- the LOC124311888 gene encoding uncharacterized protein LOC124311888 → MSEGDDEDSPSRPLKVLVDHANPVQPSLCISSLSKIAPVVVSAIDKPGFFLSLKFADTKSFVDDLARLVKPVKNVEVASGGDIFVFPFDLEQKQAILKLNCINNLEVSCKLTKSESEFRGVIVGVPVSELDSEALLDLLKDQRVTHVNRVNKFVDGVQSPSTVVVLTFSQPFPYRVRLCYRSFVVRAYSPKPMQCSKCHRIGHTATHCNFPARCPSCGGSQPPAANCESKAKCLNCQKDLHLTGSPAYISHLNALKFARANNVSMFEAKQRLSTLRSSTQTPPSASGPAAP, encoded by the coding sequence ATGAGCGAAGGAGATGATGAGGATTCGCCTAGTCGCCCATTAAAAGTATTAGTCGACCATGCTAATCCCGTGCAGCCATCACTTTGCATAAGCAGCCTTAGTAAAATTGCCCCAGTAGTTGTTTCCGCGATTGATAAACCCGGGTTCTTCCTGTCTCTCAAATTTGCTGACACTAAATCCTTTGTTGATGATCTTGCACGCTTAGTCAAGCCCGTCAAGAATGTCGAAGTCGCGTCAGGGGGAGACATTTTTGTCTTCCCGTTCGATTTGGAACAAAAACAGGCTATTTTGAAGTTAAACTGCATTAACAACCTTGAGGTCTCTTGTAAACTAACCAAATCTGAATCTGAATTTAGAGGAGTTATAGTTGGAGTCCCTGTGTCGGAATTGGATAGCGAGGCTTTGTTAGATCTCTTGAAAGACCAACGCGTCACCCACGTGAATCGGGTTAACAAATTCGTTGATGGGGTTCAGTCTCCATCCACTGTTGTCGTGCTCACCTTTTCGCAACCGTTTCCTTACAGAGTAAGATTGTGCTATAGAAGCTTTGTGGTTCGTGCATACTCTCCCAAGCCCATGCAATGTTCAAAATGCCACCGCATTGGGCACACCGCCACGCATTGTAATTTTCCCGCTAGATGTCCCAGCTGCGGTGGCAGTCAACCACCGGCCGCCAACTGTGAAAGCAAGGCCAAGTGTTTAAATTGTCAGAAAGATCTCCATCTAACGGGAAGCCCTGCGTACATTTCACATTTGAATGCGCTCAAGTTTGCCAGGGCTAACAATGTCTCGATGTTCGAAGCTAAACAGCGTTTATCCACCCTCCGTAGTTCCACACAAACGCCTCCTTCTGCCTCAGGCCCAGCCGCGCCCTAG